Part of the Anopheles coluzzii chromosome 3, AcolN3, whole genome shotgun sequence genome is shown below.
ATCGTATCGGGTATGACGGCGTAGTCATTTATCTGTGAGGGCGAGAGAGGGAAGGTACCGAAAAGAGCCctatttaatcatttttaacgCGACGGTACCGTAATACCGCGACGCCCGTACCTCCAGGTCGTTAAAGTCGGACGGTTTGAATTTAAACTCATCCTGCAGCACCATCGCCAGCAGACTGTCCCACAGCGCTGTGTTGACCTCGTTGCTGATGTACTTGTCCTGGAACATGTGTCCCGAACCGATGGCGACCAGCTTGCCGTTGTTTTCGTTCTGATAGTAGCCGGCCAGCGGCCGGTTGAACGGGTACACTACCGGACCGGTCGTGAGCAGTACGTTGGCCGGGCTAATAACGTTCATTGTCGCACCGAACGGatacacaaactgtgcggcaCAGGAGAgtaaaaagaacgaaagagagagatgagaAAGAAAACAGCTCCGATGTCCAGGGACCACGTGGCACGATCATTAATTCTCCCGCCCTCCGAGATCGTGATCGGTTTAAAAATCGATTTGCCCACCTCGACTTTGTATTTATCGTCCATGAAATCAAACGACGTGAGAAtgcttttgcttccttccaGCAGCAGATTGTTCATCGTGTCGCAGCTCACGCCGCCACTGATGAGGGCCTCCTTGGGGTGGAAATATTTGTAGTACTGCGGCCGTACAACGACATCTGCGGAGAGTGCAAAGGAAGGGTTGGGAGATGTGAGGATACTTTCTGAGCAGCAAAGCAGGAATAAGGACAGCGTTATGCTAATACCGTTGTTAATGGTCATGCCATAGTCCTCCAGCAGGAAGTTTACGTTGGTGTTGAACTGCACTTCACCGCCctcgcccagcagcagcaataatCGTCCTCCATCATTAATATAGTCCTTAATTAGTGAGACGAGGAAAATTActtggttttttttacgtaTTGCAACAGCTCAAATGACACGGCTGACGGCAAATGCTTACCTTCAGATGCTGAAACTCGGTCTCGGTAAATTTCTCCTGCGGTCCCGCCAGCACAAACACGGTGGCGGATTTAAGGATTTCGGGCGTGATCTCACTTTTGTTACTACCGGCGGGGCGGAAAAGGGAATGTTAGGACCCCTCTTAGCATACTCCCGCGGATGTGTGCTTCCCTGAACACATACCTTTCAACGCGATGGTTAACCTTCAGCTTTCTGTGCAGTGTCTTGTAGTTGTCGGCCAGCTTAAAGAGCTCGTTCTTCGAAACGTTGAACAGAATCGTTGCACTGCTCATCGTGCTGCGGGAAGTTTGTGTATCCTGTCGCAGGTAATCCAGGTACTGcttaatcacacacacacacgccgagGAGAGCCAAAATTCAATACCGTTGTAGGTTTATTCCAACAAACATCCGGACGCTTTAGAACCAGCGCTTCTTGCTACTTGCAAGAAAAACGCACATAAACAACAACGTCACGTGCCGTACGCTTCGAAAAACGTCCTACACGCAGAAAATCGCCGTTTGTTTGGCAAAGGTGGGTTGCTATGGCAATGGTATTACGACGCCTGGCGGGTTAATAATATGAGCTGCGCCGGCCGTACGGGCGTTACGGCGAAGCGTTACGTGACAACCAACCAGCTGCGCCACGTGTGCCGCCATCGGGGGGGTGCGTATCACTGCCATGGTGCGCTACGGTAGCGTATCCAGCACATCTATCATTTGCGTAATTTTCTCGGAAGGTAACACATAGTGACTCGAGTTACTATCGTaggtgtaacaaaaaaaaagaagttgcTCCATGCTGGAAAATTTCCAAAATCATGTAAATGTCCTTTGGGAGCCATTATCGATTAAACGATGATTAAAAAGCACAGCTGCGTGAACGAAACGCAcgtggattgtgtgtgtgtgtgaagcacagctacaaaaaaaaaaagataaaaaaggtCCCGCAAGGAgctattttaaaaaatggttcCTTTTTTAACAGTCGTATTTTGCTCGCAACATTTCCTTCCCAGTGCCAGAGTCTTGTTAGCCATTTTTATACGCTCCGGAATGGAGCAAAATTTGTGTACGGCTGCTGCAGCTTGCTTACTTGGTTTGTGACAGCGGTTCAAGAGGCagcaagtaagtaagtattAAATGAAAGTGTTAAGCAATTTACGACTCTGTCAGCTTGGTTACGATTCATTTATCTTGCCCGTAGGATCGCTTACACgagctctcgctctctctccttttctcttGCTGCTTCGTCTGAAGACGCGGGTCAACACCAGCCCTGACACCATCCCTCGAGAACGTTACGCGAATCGTACGTACCACTGGCCAAAGTAAATGCAGATGGTACGGAAATACGCAGGGCTTGACCGATCGACCGGCGAACGACCACGACGTCGTTCACACTTGGCCGGGGTGGTCCACCACGTTTCCCGGGGCTCTGCAGTTCTTAGTGGTCTTAGCATCTGTGGTACGATAAAATCATGTTTAACATCTTGTATTACTGGCCCGCACTCGCGCTCTCCTCACTTCTGCCGCCTGTGGTGCAAATTCTATCGCACCTTAGGCTTTGGCAGTCCCCGACATGGATGGTCGCTTGCTCGGGAACTTCACGCTCGATCGAGCTGTTTTTGGGTGCACATTTTAGGCATTCCCCTTTGCCGGTCCCCCGCAAAAGCTCTAATCGGTGTATCGAAAATCGATTCAGATAGTGCTAATTGGTAGGGGTGGGGTAGATACTTCAACCCGTTTCTGGTGCTTCCGCTGGAAGCTGGACGTGCTCAGACGGGAAGAGAAGTGGGTGGGAACGAGGGAAATCCGAAACCGAAATCGGTGGGTCCGCGGTGGGTCGGCGGCGCCGAAATTCGGTCAGGAAACGCATCGGTTGGTgtgaattttattattttgcaacCACTCGCCTTATCGCGTTTGGCTTATCTTCGATTTATGGCACCCGGTATCGATGGGTGACAGTGTACGCGCCTGGTTCTCGCGCGGTAGGTATCGCGGCCCCTGAGTCTTTCTTGCCGTTCCAGATGCACGCCCTCGTACAAGGCCTCGTACAGGAGAGGGGCGGCTGAGAATGAGCGCGATTTTGCgagctgtctgtgtgtgtgtgcgccgtTGTGTTGTGTATGGTGGAATGAAATGTAAATGTCTTTCGCATCGCGT
Proteins encoded:
- the LOC120957932 gene encoding intraflagellar transport protein 52 homolog gives rise to the protein MSSATILFNVSKNELFKLADNYKTLHRKLKVNHRVESNKSEITPEILKSATVFVLAGPQEKFTETEFQHLKDYINDGGRLLLLLGEGGEVQFNTNVNFLLEDYGMTINNDVVVRPQYYKYFHPKEALISGGVSCDTMNNLLLEGSKSILTSFDFMDDKYKVEFVYPFGATMNVISPANVLLTTGPVVYPFNRPLAGYYQNENNGKLVAIGSGHMFQDKYISNEVNTALWDSLLAMVLQDEFKFKPSDFNDLEINDYAVIPDTIYLAEQPKICLMDSLDYDIPADFKKLFDMSLYSINNDLLRDVIGTYEKLDVQYEPLKIIKPQFEIPLPPLQLAVFQPIFSDLAAPPLELFDLDEAFSSEKVQITQLTNKCLSPAHEGAHQRTVDEKELGYFIQECGRILKVCQDDQKMSPKEILNAISVKIAHYKKLDKD